CCGGGCGAGGAATCACATGCCGAAAAATTACGAAGAATACCTGGAATCCCTGATCCGGGCGATGAGGGTTGAAGGCCTTCTCGATCGGTATCCGGCTCGTCTCAGCGGCGGAGAGAAAAAACGGGTGGCCCTTCTCAGGGCCCTCGCTCCACAGCCGAAGCTCCTCCTCCTCGACGAGCCCCTTTCGGGCCTCGATCCCTCCATCAAGATCGAGATCCTCTATCTCCTGAAGGCCCTTCATGCCTCGTTTCGGCCGACCGTTTTGTGTGTCTCTCACGATTTCGAGGAGGCCTATATGCTCGGCGAGAGGATCACCGTCTTCATGGACGGGAAGGTGGAGCAGGTGGGCAGCAGGGACGACGTCTTCCTCAGGCCCCGAACGAGGAAGGTGGCCGAGTTTTTAGGTCATCGGAACCTTTACAGGGGAAGAATCCTCTCCAGAGATGAGGCTCAGGGGAGGACCTTGCTCGATATTCAAGGGCTGAGGTTTTCCGCTCCTTCTGCGGCCGACCCGAAACGGAAGGAGAGGGGAAAAGAGGTGGACCTCTATATCCGGCCGGAGGAGGTGATGATCCTCCGGGAGGGAAAGCCTGTCAAAGATTCTTTAAAGAGGAATATCTTCGAGGGGGCGATCCTCGACATCGCCGATCGAGGAAGGCACCATGTCATCTTCTTCCAGGAAAAGAGCCATTGTGTCCTTTTCGAAATCTCCATCCCGAATTACGCCCTTCGAAATCTCAATCTCTCTTCGGGCCAGGAAGCCAAAATAGCTCTCCGGGACGAGGCCTTCTGGGTGATGGAATAGAGGCAGAGGGTCAAACGGGATCGAGGATCTGGATGTCTATCTTTTTAAAGGTTTCGCACCCCTTAAGGGACCTCACCATTCCCTTGATCGATCCCGTCAGGAAATCGCGGATGAAAGGTTTCAAGGGGATCGTCTTCCCATCCACCTTCAAGGTGATCTCCACCTCCCTTTTCGGTTTGAGAAACTTCCTCTCGATGAAGTCTGCCACCTCTCCGGGAGCATCCAGGGAGAAACAGGGCACGTCCACCTCGAAGGTCTGATTCGATACGATGGCAACCAGGTTGTCTTCTTTGGTACAGAGCAGTTCCTGATGCACCTCCTTCCGGAAGATCTCGATCTTGGGCTGGACGTCCTTCTTATACCCCTCAGAGAGGATGAGATCGACGTCCTGGATGAACTTTTCCCGTATCTCGTCCAGGGTCAAATCCCTCTCCACATCCCGGATGAGCGCAACCTTTTGGGGAGAGGAGATCACCACCGTATGGGCTCCCGCCTTCTTATGCCGCCAGCTATCCTTCCCCTCCCGGTCCACCTCAAACCCGTGGACATCGTGTTTCACGGTGGCCACCCGGTAGCCCCTCTTCACCAGTTCGGGCAAGAGCTTCTCGATGAAGGTCGTCTTCCCGCTATCGGACTTTCCTACGATCGATATGATGGGAATCATGGTCGGTTGGCTCCCGTATTGAGTTCCGAGGGCATCCTTGGAAGGTTGAAGGCTTGAACACCAGGGGATGAAAAAGGTTTCATTTCAGCGGACCCGATCCTACGAACTCCGGAGGGTAAAGCAGTTGCACCTTCACCCTCTCCCCTTCCTTGACCCCCTCCCGATCTTCCGGAAGGATGATCAACCCGTTGGCCCGTACCATCGATCGCAATATTCCGGAGCCCTGAGGACCC
The genomic region above belongs to Thermodesulfobacteriota bacterium and contains:
- the mobB gene encoding molybdopterin-guanine dinucleotide biosynthesis protein B yields the protein MIPIISIVGKSDSGKTTFIEKLLPELVKRGYRVATVKHDVHGFEVDREGKDSWRHKKAGAHTVVISSPQKVALIRDVERDLTLDEIREKFIQDVDLILSEGYKKDVQPKIEIFRKEVHQELLCTKEDNLVAIVSNQTFEVDVPCFSLDAPGEVADFIERKFLKPKREVEITLKVDGKTIPLKPFIRDFLTGSIKGMVRSLKGCETFKKIDIQILDPV
- a CDS encoding ABC transporter ATP-binding protein, translated to MIKIESLSIDVGTFKLKDLDITIEEGSFHFLLGPTGSGKTLILESIIGLHRPERGKIWVGQKEVQRLPPERREISYVPQDLALFPHLSVRENILYGIRARNHMPKNYEEYLESLIRAMRVEGLLDRYPARLSGGEKKRVALLRALAPQPKLLLLDEPLSGLDPSIKIEILYLLKALHASFRPTVLCVSHDFEEAYMLGERITVFMDGKVEQVGSRDDVFLRPRTRKVAEFLGHRNLYRGRILSRDEAQGRTLLDIQGLRFSAPSAADPKRKERGKEVDLYIRPEEVMILREGKPVKDSLKRNIFEGAILDIADRGRHHVIFFQEKSHCVLFEISIPNYALRNLNLSSGQEAKIALRDEAFWVME